From a region of the Cyprinus carpio isolate SPL01 chromosome A18, ASM1834038v1, whole genome shotgun sequence genome:
- the LOC122148677 gene encoding uncharacterized protein LOC122148677, which translates to MHGLPCSALQYCFGGPPDVSADSAPYLDPEISKTGPDRVMGLTVLTQPGPINPVRTDSQPSFSCVSIQTKTNGTNFITKELGSENQDTLHSYPSSEGLSEEDDAQDKSPVVDTKRPHIPRPSIIRPQKEHPIQDSLPVRTDHTEPEDGPLSGTENTHTHTPRAENYKEAKDGQYSEKQHRFPLLLFLSELEIWRGNLFKYTVEKGSSSATFVENIITLNHGLEFWAICSMML; encoded by the exons ATGCATGGGCTCCCGTGCTCAGCGCTGCAGTACTGTTTCGGTGGTCCTCCAGATGTTTCTGCTGACTCTGCTCCATACCTGGACCCAGAAATCTCCAAAACTGGACCAGATCGGGTCATGGGCCTGACTGTTCTCACTCAGCCTGGTCCAATAAACCCAGTGAGGACTGATAGCCAGCCTTCATTTAGCTGCGTTTCCATCCAGACGAAGACTAACGGGACTAACTTCATAACCAAAGAACTGGGTTCAGAGAACCAGGACACACTTCATTCATACCCAAGCTCAGAAGGGCTCTCAGAGGAAGACGATGCCCAGGATAAGAGCCCTGTTGTGGACACAAAACGGCCACATATTCCTCGTCCATCTATCATCAGGCCGCAGAAG GAACACCCAATCCAGGACAGCCTGCCAGTCAGAACAGATCATACTGAGCCAGAGGATGGACCGTTATCAGgtacagaaaacacacatacacacactccaaGGGCAGAGAATTACAAAGAGGCGAAGGATGGACAGTATTCAGAAAAACAACACAGGTTTCCTCTCCTCCTTTTCCTCTCCGAGTTAGAGATTTGGAGAGGAAACCTATTCAAGTACACAGTGGAAAAAGGCAGCAGTTCTGCAACCTTTGTGgaaaatataatcacattgaATCATGGCCTTGAATTCTGGGCTATCTGCAGCATGATGCTTTAA